One window from the genome of Streptomyces sp. NBC_01476 encodes:
- the arc gene encoding proteasome ATPase — translation MAAHDDDYNRGGRPARGSEDPMSQVAFLEQEIAVLRRKLADSPRHTRILEERIVELQTNLAGVSANNERLANTLREARDQIVALKEEVDRLAQPPAGFGVFLQANGDGTADIFTGGRKLRVNVSPSVELEELRRGQELMLNEALNVVEAMEFERVGDIVTLKEILEDGERALVIGHTDEERVVRLAEPLLDGALRAGDALLLEPRSGYVYERVPKSEVEELVLEEVPDIDYRQIGGLGNQIEQIRDAVELPYLHADLFKEYALRPPKGVLLYGPPGCGKTLIAKAVANSLAKKVAEVTGQPQGKSYFLNIKGPELLNKYVGETERQIRLVFQRAREKASEGTPVIVFFDEMESLFRTRGSGVSSDVENTIVPQLLAEIDGVEGLENVIVIGASNREDMIDPAILRPGRLDVKIKIERPDAEAAKDIFTKYLVDTLPLHGDDLAEHGGSPAATVDAMIQSVVERMYSESEENRFLEVTYANGDKEVLYFKDFNSGAMIQNIVDRAKKMAIKAFLDQDQRGLRVSHLLAACVDEFKENEDLPNTTNPDDWARISGKKGERIVFIRTLVTGKQGADTGRSIDTVANTGQYL, via the coding sequence GTGGCGGCCCACGACGACGACTACAACCGTGGCGGCCGACCCGCTCGTGGATCGGAAGATCCCATGAGCCAGGTCGCCTTTCTAGAGCAGGAGATCGCCGTCCTGCGACGCAAGCTCGCCGACTCTCCGCGGCACACGAGAATTCTCGAGGAGCGGATCGTCGAGCTGCAGACCAATCTGGCGGGCGTGTCCGCGAACAACGAACGGCTGGCCAACACGCTCCGTGAGGCCCGCGACCAGATCGTGGCCCTCAAGGAGGAGGTCGACCGGCTCGCCCAGCCGCCCGCCGGCTTCGGCGTGTTCCTGCAGGCCAATGGGGACGGCACCGCGGACATCTTCACCGGCGGGCGCAAGCTCCGGGTGAACGTCAGCCCGTCCGTGGAACTGGAGGAGCTCCGGCGCGGCCAGGAGCTGATGCTCAACGAAGCGCTCAACGTGGTCGAGGCCATGGAATTCGAGCGGGTCGGAGACATCGTCACCCTCAAGGAGATCCTGGAGGACGGCGAGCGCGCCCTGGTCATCGGGCACACCGACGAGGAGCGGGTGGTGCGGCTCGCCGAACCGCTGCTCGACGGCGCCCTGCGGGCCGGCGACGCCCTGCTGCTCGAACCCCGCTCCGGCTACGTGTACGAGCGTGTGCCCAAGAGCGAGGTCGAGGAGCTGGTTCTCGAAGAGGTCCCCGACATCGACTACCGCCAGATCGGCGGCCTCGGCAACCAGATCGAGCAGATCCGCGACGCGGTGGAGCTGCCGTATCTGCACGCCGACCTCTTCAAGGAGTACGCGCTCCGTCCGCCGAAGGGCGTGCTCCTGTACGGCCCGCCCGGCTGCGGCAAGACGCTCATCGCCAAGGCGGTCGCGAACTCGCTGGCCAAGAAGGTCGCCGAGGTCACCGGCCAGCCCCAGGGGAAGAGCTACTTCCTCAACATCAAGGGTCCCGAGCTGCTCAACAAGTACGTCGGCGAGACCGAGCGGCAGATCCGCCTGGTCTTCCAGCGGGCTCGTGAGAAGGCCTCCGAGGGCACTCCCGTCATCGTCTTCTTCGACGAGATGGAATCCCTCTTCCGCACCCGTGGCTCCGGTGTCAGCTCGGACGTGGAGAACACCATCGTCCCCCAGCTGCTCGCCGAGATCGACGGTGTGGAGGGCCTGGAGAACGTCATCGTGATCGGCGCCTCCAACCGCGAGGACATGATCGACCCCGCGATCCTGCGGCCCGGCCGCCTGGATGTGAAGATCAAGATCGAGCGTCCGGACGCCGAGGCGGCCAAGGACATCTTCACCAAGTACCTCGTCGACACCCTCCCCCTGCACGGTGATGATCTCGCCGAGCACGGCGGGTCGCCCGCCGCCACCGTGGACGCCATGATCCAGTCCGTGGTGGAGCGGATGTACTCGGAGAGCGAGGAGAACCGCTTCCTGGAGGTCACCTACGCCAATGGTGACAAGGAGGTCCTGTACTTCAAGGACTTCAACTCCGGAGCGATGATCCAGAACATCGTGGACCGGGCCAAGAAGATGGCGATCAAGGCCTTCCTCGACCAGGACCAGCGCGGGCTCCGCGTCTCCCACCTGCTCGCCGCCTGCGTGGACGAGTTCAAGGAGAACGAGGACCTGCCCAACACCACCAACCCCGATGACTGGGCCCGGATCTCCGGTAAGAAGGGCGAGCGGATCGTGTTCATCCGCACCCTGGTGACCGGGAAGCAGGGAGCGGACACCGGACGCTCCATCGACACCGTGGCGAACACCGGACAGTATCTGTAA
- a CDS encoding ferredoxin: MSNETAEALEVWIDQDLCTGDGICVQYAPEVFELDIDGLAYVKGSDDELRQSPGATVPVPLTLLRDVADSAKECPGDCIHVRRAADKVEVYGPDAD, from the coding sequence GTGAGCAACGAGACGGCCGAAGCGCTCGAAGTCTGGATCGACCAGGACCTGTGCACCGGTGACGGGATCTGCGTGCAGTATGCGCCTGAAGTATTCGAACTGGACATCGACGGCCTGGCCTATGTCAAAGGCAGCGACGACGAGCTGCGGCAGTCGCCCGGGGCAACCGTCCCGGTGCCGCTGACCCTGCTGCGCGATGTCGCCGATTCGGCGAAGGAGTGCCCCGGCGACTGCATCCATGTGCGCCGGGCCGCCGACAAGGTCGAGGTTTACGGGCCGGACGCCGACTGA
- a CDS encoding tRNA (adenine-N1)-methyltransferase has translation MSEPTGAARRRGPFKVGDQVQLTDPKGRHYTFTLEAGKQFHTHKGAFPHDELIGAPEGSVVRTTGNVAYLALRPLLPDYVLSMPRGAAVVYPKDAGQILAMADIFPGARVVEAGVGSGSLSSFLLRAIGDQGMLHSYERRADFAEIATQNVERYFGSPHPAWQLTVGDLQDNLSDTDVDRVILDMLAPWECLEPVAKALVPGGILCAYVATTTQLARTVEAIREHGSFNEPAAWETMVRTWHVEGLAVRPDHRMIGHTGFLLTARRLADGVEPPLRRRRPAKGAYGEDYTGPGSGSGGSAAEE, from the coding sequence ATGTCCGAACCGACTGGTGCCGCCCGCCGTCGCGGGCCCTTCAAAGTCGGGGACCAGGTCCAGCTCACCGATCCCAAGGGACGCCACTACACCTTCACGCTCGAAGCCGGAAAGCAGTTCCACACCCACAAGGGCGCTTTCCCGCACGACGAGCTGATCGGTGCCCCCGAGGGCAGTGTGGTCAGAACCACGGGAAACGTCGCCTATCTCGCGCTGCGCCCCTTGCTCCCCGACTACGTCCTGTCCATGCCCCGCGGCGCCGCCGTGGTCTACCCCAAGGACGCGGGGCAGATCCTGGCGATGGCCGACATCTTCCCCGGCGCCCGCGTCGTCGAGGCAGGGGTGGGATCGGGCTCGCTGAGCAGCTTCCTGCTGCGGGCGATCGGCGACCAGGGCATGCTGCACAGCTACGAGCGCCGCGCGGACTTCGCCGAGATCGCCACCCAGAACGTCGAGCGGTACTTCGGCAGCCCGCACCCCGCCTGGCAGCTCACCGTCGGTGATCTCCAGGACAACCTCTCGGACACCGACGTCGACCGGGTCATCCTGGACATGCTCGCGCCCTGGGAGTGCCTGGAGCCGGTCGCCAAGGCGCTGGTCCCCGGCGGCATCCTGTGCGCCTATGTGGCCACCACCACCCAGCTCGCCCGTACCGTCGAGGCGATCCGCGAGCACGGCAGCTTCAACGAGCCGGCCGCCTGGGAGACCATGGTCCGCACCTGGCACGTGGAGGGCCTCGCGGTCCGGCCCGACCACCGGATGATCGGCCACACCGGTTTCCTGCTCACCGCCCGCCGGCTCGCCGACGGCGTGGAGCCGCCACTGCGGCGCCGCCGGCCTGCCAAGGGCGCGTACGGCGAGGACTACACCGGTCCTGGCAGCGGCAGCGGGGGATCCGCCGCCGAAGAGTGA
- a CDS encoding site-2 protease family protein, which yields MSESGRPPSQDTRPPGQDGDGNSDKPSRNPGGGLLMGRFFGVPIYVAPSWFLVAALITWVFGGQLDSVLPELGRLRYLVSLFFAVAFYASVLIHELAHTVAALRFDLPVRRIQLQFFGGVSEIEKESETPGREFVLAFVGPLLSLVLAAVFFGGMQLVERGTVPGVLLAGLMVSNLIVAIFNFLPGLPLDGGRMLRAVVWKITGRPMAGTVAAAWAGRGLALAVLIGLPLLSYAGNGAGSGADSLTDALLAAVLAAIIWTGAGNSLRMARLQERLPGLRARTLTRRAVPVASDTPLSEALRRANEAGARALVVVDGKGDPTALVRESAIVSIPEHRRPWVAVSGLAQDLTPGMRVSAELTGEALLDQLRANPSTEYLVVEPTGEIYGVLSTADVERAFLAAMSRN from the coding sequence GTGAGCGAGAGCGGTCGGCCGCCGTCCCAGGACACCCGCCCCCCCGGCCAGGACGGCGACGGCAACTCCGACAAGCCCTCCCGGAACCCGGGCGGCGGGCTGCTGATGGGCCGCTTCTTCGGCGTGCCGATCTATGTGGCGCCCAGCTGGTTCCTCGTCGCCGCGCTGATCACCTGGGTCTTCGGCGGTCAGCTCGACAGCGTACTGCCCGAGCTCGGCCGGCTCCGCTACCTCGTCTCGCTCTTCTTCGCGGTCGCCTTCTACGCCTCCGTGCTCATCCACGAACTCGCCCACACCGTCGCCGCGCTCCGCTTCGACCTGCCGGTCCGCCGGATCCAGCTGCAGTTCTTCGGCGGCGTCTCGGAGATCGAGAAGGAGTCCGAGACCCCCGGCCGCGAATTCGTGCTGGCCTTCGTCGGGCCGCTGCTGTCGCTGGTGCTGGCCGCGGTCTTCTTCGGCGGGATGCAGCTGGTCGAGCGGGGCACCGTGCCGGGAGTGCTGCTCGCCGGACTGATGGTCAGCAACCTGATCGTGGCGATCTTCAACTTCCTGCCCGGGCTGCCGCTGGACGGCGGCCGGATGCTGCGCGCCGTGGTCTGGAAGATCACCGGCCGGCCGATGGCCGGCACGGTGGCCGCCGCCTGGGCCGGCCGGGGCCTCGCGCTCGCGGTCCTCATCGGACTGCCGCTGCTGTCATATGCCGGCAACGGCGCCGGCAGCGGGGCGGACTCGCTCACCGACGCGCTGCTCGCCGCGGTGCTCGCGGCGATCATCTGGACCGGCGCGGGCAACAGCCTGCGGATGGCCCGGCTGCAGGAAAGGCTGCCGGGCCTGCGGGCGCGCACCCTGACCCGGCGGGCGGTGCCGGTCGCCTCCGACACCCCGCTCTCCGAGGCGCTGCGGCGGGCGAACGAGGCGGGCGCCCGGGCGCTGGTGGTGGTCGACGGCAAGGGTGACCCCACCGCGCTGGTCCGTGAGTCCGCAATCGTCTCCATCCCCGAGCACCGCCGCCCGTGGGTGGCCGTCAGCGGCCTCGCCCAGGACCTCACCCCCGGGATGCGGGTCTCCGCCGAACTCACCGGGGAAGCCCTCCTCGACCAGCTGCGCGCCAACCCCTCCACCGAGTACCTCGTCGTCGAGCCCACCGGCGAGATCTACGGCGTCCTGTCCACAGCCGACGTCGAGCGCGCTTTCCTGGCCGCGATGTCCCGCAACTAG
- a CDS encoding RecB family exonuclease, which yields MGTPAEIPPPRPSTASATARRPPSAPVALSPSRAADFMRCPLLYRLRVIDRLPEKPSEAATRGTVVHAVLERLFDAPAAERTADRARSMVAGEWERLRTARPELAALFTAAEGAADPAALTAWLESAEKLVERWFVLEDPTRLEPAERELYVETVLESGLTLRGYVDRLDVAAATGDLRVVDYKTGKAPRPEYADEPLFQMKFYALVLWRLRGVVPRRLQLVYLGSGDVLTYDPTEQDLRATERKLLALWEAIRAATVSGDWRPRRTPLCGWCDHQAFCPEFGGTPPPYPLAEIAGAPPVVGENGPV from the coding sequence ATGGGGACCCCTGCCGAGATTCCACCGCCGCGCCCGTCCACGGCTTCCGCGACCGCCCGCCGGCCGCCGTCCGCACCGGTTGCGCTGTCGCCGTCGCGCGCCGCGGACTTCATGCGCTGCCCGCTGCTGTACCGGCTGCGGGTGATCGACCGGCTGCCGGAGAAGCCCAGCGAGGCCGCGACCCGGGGCACCGTGGTGCACGCCGTGCTGGAGCGGCTCTTCGACGCGCCGGCCGCCGAGCGGACCGCGGACCGGGCCCGGTCGATGGTGGCCGGTGAGTGGGAGCGGCTGCGGACGGCCCGGCCGGAACTGGCCGCTCTCTTCACCGCGGCGGAGGGCGCGGCGGACCCGGCGGCGCTGACGGCGTGGCTGGAGAGCGCGGAGAAGCTGGTGGAGCGCTGGTTCGTGCTGGAGGACCCGACCCGGCTGGAACCCGCGGAGCGCGAGCTGTACGTGGAGACGGTGCTGGAGTCCGGGCTGACGCTGCGCGGTTACGTGGACCGGCTGGACGTCGCCGCGGCCACCGGCGATCTGCGGGTGGTGGACTACAAGACCGGCAAGGCGCCCCGCCCGGAGTACGCCGACGAGCCCCTGTTCCAGATGAAGTTCTACGCGCTGGTGCTGTGGCGGCTGCGCGGGGTCGTGCCGCGCCGGCTGCAACTGGTCTATCTGGGCAGCGGGGACGTGCTCACCTACGACCCGACGGAGCAGGACCTGCGGGCCACCGAGCGGAAACTGCTCGCGCTGTGGGAGGCGATCAGGGCGGCCACCGTCAGCGGTGACTGGCGGCCGCGCCGCACACCGCTCTGCGGCTGGTGCGACCACCAGGCGTTCTGTCCCGAATTCGGGGGGACTCCCCCGCCCTACCCCCTGGCGGAAATCGCGGGCGCGCCGCCGGTCGTGGGCGAGAATGGTCCGGTCTAG
- a CDS encoding response regulator transcription factor yields the protein MAIRVLLVDDQPLLRTGFRMILEAEPDLAVVGEAGDGQQALDQVRALQPDVVLMDIRMPRMDGVEATRQITGPDRSGPAKVLVLTTFDLDEYVVEALRAGASGFLLKDAPAAELVQAIRVVAAGEAMLAPSITRRLLDKYAGRLPSGDETVPQPLNSLTEREVEVLRLVARGLSNAEIAAELFVSETTVKTHVGHVLTKLALRDRVQAAVYAYESGLVRPGAG from the coding sequence GTGGCGATCCGCGTCCTGCTGGTGGACGATCAGCCCCTGCTGCGCACCGGTTTCCGGATGATCCTGGAGGCCGAGCCGGATCTGGCCGTGGTCGGCGAGGCCGGTGACGGGCAGCAGGCGCTGGACCAGGTGCGGGCGCTGCAGCCCGATGTGGTGCTGATGGACATCCGGATGCCGCGGATGGACGGGGTGGAGGCCACCCGGCAGATCACCGGCCCGGACCGCTCGGGGCCGGCGAAGGTGCTGGTGCTGACCACCTTCGACCTGGACGAGTACGTGGTGGAGGCGCTGCGGGCCGGTGCCAGCGGTTTCCTGCTCAAGGACGCGCCGGCCGCGGAACTGGTGCAGGCGATCCGGGTGGTCGCCGCCGGTGAGGCGATGCTGGCGCCGAGCATCACCCGGCGGCTGCTGGACAAGTACGCGGGACGGCTGCCCTCGGGCGACGAGACGGTGCCGCAGCCGCTGAACTCGCTGACCGAGCGCGAGGTCGAGGTGCTGCGGCTGGTGGCCAGGGGCCTGTCCAACGCGGAGATCGCCGCGGAGCTCTTCGTCAGCGAGACCACGGTCAAGACGCATGTGGGCCACGTGCTGACCAAACTGGCGCTGCGCGACCGGGTGCAGGCGGCGGTGTACGCCTACGAGAGCGGACTGGTGCGCCCCGGAGCCGGCTGA
- a CDS encoding ABC transporter substrate-binding protein produces MNRKLLVLPALLGVMSPIITGCGGSGGGSGGSGDPIVVGTTDSIVLTKDNPAPLDPATSYDTATWNVFYNTFQMLLGYTRGSTTPTPDAAKECHYADTSGLTYQCTMRDGLKFSNGHSLTAQDVKFSIERMQKVAWPTGPSTLISDVKTVNAPDDKTVIFHLKAPDATFPAKLATPAAAIVDSKVYDPGKPFNGFKLVGSGPYVLNSFDQGKQAEFTKNSHYDGIDKINNDKVELKLFNDSAKMEAALKSGAIDVMSRTIAPEQITELQNSTDSDIKLTEAPGGETRYLFLNTTSPSLKDKAVRQAIAQVIDRQAITKDIYQRTADPLYSVVPQGITSHTNSFFNKYQNPSVSQAKNDLKAAGVTGKVPLTINYRQDTGGTVNKPEAEEIKRQLDASGLFDVQVQSEEWSAFLKAASQRKYQIFAISWLPDFPDPDNYIAPFFDKDNFLNLPYNNTTIQNTILPETRRQSERSTATPAFQQAQDMIAEDVPMLPLWQGKQYIASRSDITGVEWALNQSTTTQFWELGRGVTG; encoded by the coding sequence ATGAACCGCAAGCTTCTGGTGCTGCCCGCCCTGCTGGGCGTCATGTCACCCATAATCACTGGGTGCGGCGGCTCCGGCGGAGGGAGCGGCGGCAGTGGCGACCCCATCGTCGTTGGCACCACCGACAGCATTGTGCTGACCAAGGACAACCCGGCGCCGCTCGATCCGGCCACGTCGTACGACACGGCCACCTGGAACGTCTTCTACAACACGTTCCAGATGCTGCTCGGGTACACCCGCGGAAGCACCACGCCCACCCCGGACGCGGCCAAGGAGTGCCACTACGCGGACACTTCGGGCCTCACGTACCAGTGCACGATGCGCGACGGCCTGAAGTTCTCCAACGGCCACAGCCTCACCGCGCAGGACGTGAAGTTCTCCATCGAGCGGATGCAGAAGGTCGCCTGGCCCACCGGCCCGTCGACCCTGATATCCGACGTGAAGACCGTCAACGCCCCTGACGACAAGACCGTGATCTTCCACCTCAAGGCGCCGGACGCCACCTTCCCGGCCAAGCTCGCCACCCCGGCCGCGGCCATCGTGGACAGCAAGGTGTACGACCCGGGCAAGCCGTTCAACGGCTTCAAGCTGGTCGGTTCGGGGCCGTACGTGCTCAACTCGTTCGACCAGGGCAAGCAGGCGGAGTTCACCAAGAACTCGCACTACGACGGCATCGACAAGATCAACAACGACAAGGTCGAGCTGAAGCTCTTCAACGACTCCGCCAAGATGGAAGCCGCGCTCAAGTCCGGCGCCATCGACGTGATGAGCCGCACCATCGCGCCGGAGCAGATCACCGAGCTGCAGAACAGCACCGACTCGGACATCAAGCTCACCGAGGCGCCCGGCGGCGAGACCCGGTACCTGTTCTTGAACACCACCTCGCCGAGCCTGAAGGACAAGGCGGTCCGCCAGGCCATCGCCCAGGTCATCGACCGGCAGGCGATCACCAAGGACATCTACCAGCGCACCGCCGACCCGCTGTACTCCGTGGTGCCGCAGGGCATCACCAGCCACACCAACTCGTTCTTCAACAAGTACCAGAACCCCAGCGTCTCCCAGGCCAAGAACGACCTGAAGGCCGCGGGGGTCACCGGCAAGGTGCCGCTGACCATCAACTACCGCCAGGACACCGGCGGTACGGTCAACAAGCCCGAGGCCGAGGAGATCAAGCGGCAGCTGGACGCCAGCGGGCTCTTCGACGTGCAGGTGCAGAGCGAGGAGTGGAGCGCCTTCCTGAAGGCCGCCTCGCAGCGGAAGTACCAGATCTTCGCGATCAGCTGGCTCCCGGACTTCCCGGACCCGGACAACTACATCGCGCCGTTCTTCGACAAGGACAACTTCCTCAACCTGCCGTACAACAACACCACGATCCAGAACACGATCCTGCCCGAGACCCGCCGCCAGTCCGAGCGGAGCACCGCGACGCCGGCCTTCCAGCAGGCGCAGGACATGATCGCCGAGGACGTGCCCATGCTGCCGCTGTGGCAGGGCAAGCAGTACATCGCCTCGCGCAGTGACATCACCGGCGTCGAGTGGGCGCTGAACCAGTCCACCACCACGCAGTTCTGGGAGCTGGGCCGCGGCGTCACCGGCTGA
- a CDS encoding HAD family hydrolase has protein sequence MTSTIPVADTRTAQGPGPRAVLLDLDGTLVDTEGIWWAAEAEVFADLGHALDDVHRSVVVGGPMARSVGHLMEVTGTTATLAELTVAINSRFEQLIVRGAPLMPGARRLLTELSAHGVPTALVSASHRTTIDAMLRSLGREHFHFTLSGDEVTRTKPHPEPYLTAAARLGFDPAECVVIEDTHTGVASAEAAGCVVVAVPSLVPIEPAPRRTVVTSLEDLSIPFLRSLNTRIH, from the coding sequence ATGACCAGCACGATCCCCGTCGCCGACACCCGTACGGCGCAAGGGCCCGGTCCGCGAGCGGTACTCCTGGACCTGGACGGCACCCTGGTGGACACCGAGGGCATCTGGTGGGCGGCGGAAGCCGAGGTCTTCGCGGACCTCGGCCACGCGCTGGACGACGTGCACCGCTCGGTGGTGGTGGGCGGCCCGATGGCCCGCAGCGTCGGGCACCTGATGGAGGTCACCGGCACCACCGCCACCCTCGCCGAACTGACGGTGGCCATCAACAGCCGCTTCGAGCAGCTGATCGTCCGCGGCGCGCCGCTGATGCCCGGCGCCCGCCGGCTGCTCACCGAACTCTCCGCGCACGGCGTGCCCACCGCCCTGGTCTCCGCCTCGCACCGCACCACCATCGACGCGATGCTGCGCTCGCTGGGCCGCGAACACTTCCACTTCACGCTCTCCGGCGACGAGGTGACACGCACCAAGCCGCACCCCGAGCCGTATCTGACCGCCGCCGCGCGGCTCGGGTTCGACCCGGCCGAGTGCGTGGTGATCGAGGACACCCACACCGGAGTCGCCTCCGCGGAGGCGGCCGGCTGCGTGGTCGTCGCGGTGCCGTCACTGGTGCCGATCGAGCCCGCGCCCCGCCGTACCGTCGTCACCTCGCTGGAGGACCTGAGCATCCCTTTTCTGCGCTCTTTGAACACGCGCATTCACTGA